In Reichenbachiella agarivorans, one genomic interval encodes:
- a CDS encoding acyl-CoA carboxylase subunit beta has product MDIAFNKNEDEYKQLLFRLNEKAKKVKLGGGEKRIAAQHAKGKLSARERISYLLDDPDDFVEIGLFVGDGMYEEQGGCPSGGVVTGIGRVQGRTCVVVANDATVKAGAWFPITAKKNLRAQEVAMENHLPIIYLVDSAGVFLPMQDEIFPDKEHFGRQFRNNAKMSAMGIVQIAAIMGSCVAGGAYLPIMSDEAMIVDKTGSIFLAGSYLVKAAIGENIDNETLGGATTHCEISGVTDNKYDSDEECLDAVKKIFDKIGKPESAGFDRAESKLPKLNPEEIYGLLPTDRAKSYDMREIIGRLVDDSEFDEYKKDYGQTLLCGHARIDGWAVGIVANQREMVKTKKGEMQMGGVIYSDSADKAARFIMNCNQRKIPLVFMHDVSGFMVGSKAEHGGIIKDGAKMVNAMANSVVPKFTFIVGNSYGAGNYAMCGKAYDPRLIYAWPTAQMAVMSGAAASNTLLQIKVASLKAKDQEVGEEEKEIFLREITEKYNEQLKPLYAAARLWVDGVVDPLETRRIVSMGIEAADHAPVDKFNVGVIQT; this is encoded by the coding sequence ATGGATATTGCTTTCAACAAAAATGAAGACGAATACAAGCAACTACTTTTTCGTCTCAACGAAAAGGCCAAGAAGGTCAAGTTGGGTGGAGGTGAAAAGCGTATTGCTGCTCAACATGCCAAAGGAAAACTTAGTGCCCGCGAACGAATCAGTTACTTATTGGATGATCCTGATGATTTTGTAGAGATAGGACTCTTCGTAGGTGATGGAATGTACGAGGAGCAGGGTGGCTGCCCATCGGGTGGGGTCGTGACAGGTATCGGTAGAGTACAAGGACGTACCTGCGTCGTGGTAGCCAATGACGCCACTGTAAAAGCCGGAGCTTGGTTTCCTATCACTGCCAAAAAGAACCTCAGAGCACAAGAGGTCGCGATGGAAAACCATCTGCCCATTATTTATTTGGTGGACAGTGCGGGGGTGTTTTTGCCCATGCAGGATGAAATATTTCCTGACAAGGAACATTTCGGGAGACAGTTTAGGAACAATGCCAAAATGTCGGCGATGGGGATAGTGCAGATCGCGGCGATTATGGGTAGTTGTGTAGCTGGTGGAGCTTATTTGCCTATCATGTCCGATGAGGCCATGATCGTGGACAAGACGGGTTCTATCTTTTTGGCGGGGAGTTATTTGGTCAAAGCTGCCATAGGCGAAAACATAGATAACGAAACACTAGGAGGAGCAACCACTCACTGCGAGATCTCTGGAGTGACCGATAATAAGTATGACTCTGATGAGGAGTGTCTGGATGCCGTCAAAAAGATATTTGACAAGATTGGCAAGCCCGAATCAGCAGGTTTCGATAGAGCTGAATCCAAACTACCAAAACTGAATCCAGAAGAAATATACGGTTTGCTCCCGACGGACAGAGCCAAGTCCTACGATATGAGAGAGATTATAGGTCGCTTGGTAGATGATTCGGAGTTTGATGAGTATAAGAAGGATTACGGTCAAACCCTGCTTTGTGGGCATGCCCGCATTGATGGTTGGGCAGTAGGCATAGTCGCCAATCAACGTGAAATGGTGAAAACCAAGAAAGGAGAAATGCAGATGGGGGGTGTGATCTACTCTGACTCAGCAGACAAGGCAGCGCGATTCATCATGAATTGCAACCAGCGCAAAATTCCATTGGTGTTCATGCACGACGTGAGTGGATTCATGGTAGGTAGCAAAGCTGAGCACGGAGGGATCATCAAGGACGGCGCAAAGATGGTCAATGCCATGGCCAACTCTGTGGTACCCAAATTCACGTTCATCGTGGGCAATTCTTACGGAGCGGGCAATTACGCCATGTGTGGCAAGGCTTATGATCCTCGGCTGATATACGCTTGGCCGACGGCACAGATGGCGGTGATGAGTGGAGCAGCTGCATCCAATACACTCTTGCAGATCAAAGTAGCATCTCTCAAAGCCAAGGATCAAGAGGTAGGAGAGGAAGAAAAGGAGATTTTCCTCCGAGAGATCACTGAAAAATACAACGAACAACTCAAGCCTCTTTATGCAGCAGCTAGACTATGGGTAGATGGTGTAGTAGATCCATTGGAGACACGCAGAATCGTATCCATGGGCATAGAAGCTGCCGATCACGCACCCGTTGATAAATTCAATGTAGGCGTGATTCAAACTTAA
- a CDS encoding acyl-CoA thioesterase gives MFFSETQVRVRYGETDQMGYVYYGNYAMYYEVARVESLRTLGLSYREMEAMGVMMPVLENRSKYIAPGRYDELLTIKVKLPEMPNVRIRFEYEIYNEQNKLINIGETTLVFVDMESNKPCKMPEVMEKLLAPYFND, from the coding sequence ATGTTCTTTTCAGAGACACAAGTCAGAGTGAGGTATGGAGAAACAGACCAAATGGGGTATGTTTATTATGGCAATTACGCCATGTATTATGAGGTCGCCAGAGTCGAGTCACTCAGGACGCTAGGCCTATCGTATCGAGAAATGGAGGCCATGGGAGTAATGATGCCCGTACTAGAAAACCGCTCCAAATACATCGCTCCAGGTAGATACGACGAACTACTCACCATCAAAGTCAAATTGCCAGAGATGCCCAATGTGAGGATTCGGTTCGAATACGAAATCTACAATGAACAGAACAAATTGATCAACATCGGTGAAACCACCTTGGTCTTCGTGGATATGGAGTCCAACAAACCTTGTAAGATGCCAGAAGTGATGGAAAAACTATTAGCACCTTATTTCAATGACTAG
- a CDS encoding 4'-phosphopantetheinyl transferase family protein, with protein sequence MIKKQFKISNHIILGIWEIDESLEQLAQGFDQKELDCIAHFHPLKKAEHIASRQLIQSMCQEMDIPFHGICKDSHGKPHLIDSDYHISLSHSYPKIAAMINLDVPCGIDIEQPREQLRRVKSKFLNPAELQVCQDDLDLLCIYWCAKESIYKMHGRKNLSFAQNIEINRIKDNQIFCSINKDQERKKFVLNMQQEDDYLITYNL encoded by the coding sequence ATGATCAAAAAACAGTTCAAAATATCCAATCACATCATACTTGGTATCTGGGAAATAGACGAAAGCCTAGAACAGTTGGCGCAAGGTTTTGATCAGAAGGAATTGGACTGTATCGCTCATTTCCATCCACTCAAGAAGGCAGAACACATAGCCTCTCGTCAACTGATCCAGTCCATGTGTCAGGAGATGGACATCCCGTTTCACGGCATCTGCAAGGACAGTCATGGCAAACCACACTTGATTGATTCGGACTACCATATTTCGTTGTCCCATAGCTACCCCAAAATCGCTGCGATGATCAATCTGGACGTACCCTGCGGAATAGATATTGAGCAACCACGTGAGCAATTGCGCAGGGTAAAAAGCAAATTCTTGAATCCTGCCGAACTCCAAGTATGCCAAGATGATTTGGATTTGCTATGCATCTATTGGTGCGCCAAAGAGTCTATTTACAAGATGCACGGGAGGAAAAATTTGAGTTTTGCGCAAAACATCGAAATCAATCGAATCAAAGACAATCAAATCTTTTGTTCCATCAACAAAGACCAGGAACGGAAGAAATTCGTACTAAACATGCAACAAGAAGATGATTACCTGATCACCTACAACTTGTAA
- a CDS encoding transglutaminase-like domain-containing protein — MTEEKIDINEKELTALISLLDDEDVEVSNHVEKKLLSLGTSVIPYLEKEWMNNSLIPDVRSRIEDIIHELQYELLKERLMEWKTTGAENLLEGMMLVANYQYPDLNLGYLTRKLEQFYYEAWKEFNGEYTPIQEVKILNDIIYNRLKFRPNSKNFHSPSNGMINLVMESKKGNPLSLCVIYLLIAQKLKMPIYGVNLPNLFIVTYKTDDTQFYINVFNNGIIFTKADIDNYIEQLHLVKQDAYYQPCSNVDIVSRSLRNLIASFEKLGEYKKSDDIKTLLRIIDDSRD; from the coding sequence ATGACAGAAGAGAAGATAGATATCAACGAAAAGGAATTGACAGCTCTGATATCCTTGCTAGACGATGAGGATGTCGAAGTATCCAATCACGTGGAAAAGAAGTTGCTGTCTTTGGGTACCTCAGTAATTCCGTATTTGGAAAAGGAGTGGATGAATAACAGCCTCATTCCAGATGTAAGAAGTCGCATCGAAGATATCATCCATGAACTCCAGTACGAGCTGCTCAAAGAGAGATTGATGGAATGGAAGACGACTGGTGCAGAGAATCTACTCGAAGGGATGATGTTGGTGGCCAACTACCAATACCCAGATCTCAATTTGGGTTATCTCACACGCAAACTGGAGCAATTCTACTACGAAGCGTGGAAGGAGTTCAACGGTGAGTACACACCGATTCAGGAAGTAAAAATCCTGAACGACATCATTTATAACAGACTGAAATTCCGTCCCAATTCCAAGAACTTTCATTCTCCATCCAATGGCATGATCAATCTCGTGATGGAATCCAAGAAAGGTAATCCTCTTAGTTTGTGTGTGATTTATTTGTTGATTGCGCAGAAACTCAAGATGCCGATTTATGGAGTCAATTTGCCAAACCTCTTCATTGTGACTTACAAGACGGATGATACACAGTTTTATATCAATGTTTTCAACAATGGGATCATCTTTACCAAAGCTGACATTGACAACTACATCGAGCAGTTGCATCTGGTCAAGCAAGATGCTTATTATCAACCATGCTCCAATGTGGATATCGTGTCGAGATCTCTGAGGAATTTGATTGCCTCATTTGAGAAATTGGGGGAGTACAAAAAGTCTGACGACATCAAAACCCTCCTCAGAATCATCGATGATAGCCGAGATTAG
- a CDS encoding thioredoxin domain-containing protein encodes MSKYILFILANLSSLFVSAQDVNLDALKLWNVQKEDIVNLPINKGITVILFTSTDCPYDQLYEDRIFALQKKYGGKADFFMINANTPSNTGDNSTKTKAQAKQYNIPYFIDQNLDAVRVFQIEKSPEAVVLTTKNGNTTMVYHGAIDDNPQSENNVRVKYLESVLNNVIQNKTSPYDFKRAAGCRIR; translated from the coding sequence ATGAGCAAATACATCCTATTCATACTCGCCAACCTAAGCAGCCTGTTTGTCTCCGCCCAAGACGTCAACCTAGACGCACTCAAACTCTGGAATGTGCAGAAAGAAGACATAGTCAATTTGCCTATTAACAAAGGGATCACGGTCATCCTTTTTACCAGTACGGATTGTCCCTATGACCAATTGTACGAAGACCGCATTTTCGCACTTCAAAAAAAATATGGAGGCAAAGCTGATTTCTTCATGATCAACGCCAATACACCCAGCAATACTGGTGACAACTCTACGAAGACCAAAGCCCAAGCCAAGCAATACAACATCCCCTACTTTATAGATCAAAACCTAGATGCTGTTCGGGTTTTTCAAATAGAAAAGAGTCCTGAAGCGGTCGTCCTGACGACCAAGAATGGTAACACGACCATGGTATATCATGGTGCCATTGACGACAATCCCCAATCCGAAAACAATGTAAGAGTCAAGTATCTGGAGTCTGTCCTAAACAACGTGATTCAAAACAAGACTTCCCCCTATGACTTCAAGCGAGCTGCAGGTTGTAGGATTAGGTAA